Proteins found in one Heliomicrobium gestii genomic segment:
- a CDS encoding response regulator: MRKATILIVDDERAILSALQRALRGREFTVVTAEDGQAALEIFAREPVDLIVSDMRMPKGNGCELLRIVKKQYPATLRVIMSGYFEDEEVVKALHDGTCEAFLQKPWERTSLLNSLRQLVGKSRNALTGCRDT, from the coding sequence ATGAGGAAGGCAACCATCCTGATTGTTGATGACGAGAGAGCCATTCTGAGCGCCCTTCAGCGGGCGCTCCGGGGAAGGGAGTTCACGGTGGTTACGGCAGAAGACGGGCAGGCCGCTCTTGAGATCTTTGCGCGGGAGCCCGTCGATCTCATCGTATCGGACATGCGGATGCCAAAAGGGAACGGATGTGAACTATTGCGCATCGTGAAAAAACAGTATCCCGCCACCCTTCGCGTGATCATGAGCGGCTATTTTGAAGATGAAGAGGTTGTGAAGGCCTTACATGACGGAACGTGTGAAGCCTTCCTGCAGAAACCGTGGGAGCGAACGTCGCTGCTGAACAGCCTGCGTCAACTGGTAGGCAAATCGAGAAATGCCCTTACTGGGTGTAGGGATACTTGA
- a CDS encoding response regulator transcription factor, protein MSGDPNRPHILIVDDEELSLTLMRRILQAQYEITTTSDPLQALRLIEEGPFCVVISDYLMPILNGIDLFSQIYAHNDAIQRILVTGHAEIEMAIDAVNRGKITGFLMKPTSISTIRTVVEEAVRTYMQHAHNRTQEKAAPGGGSRKSSVPHRDCVRLTRKEREVLTLLAKGYSNEEISHTLHIAIGTVKCHVTNLFSKFDVNKRAKLVAVAVEQGLIKYPYTQ, encoded by the coding sequence ATGAGCGGCGATCCAAATCGTCCACATATCCTTATCGTCGATGATGAAGAACTCAGTTTGACCCTGATGCGCCGCATCTTGCAGGCGCAATATGAGATCACCACAACCAGCGATCCCCTCCAGGCCTTACGGCTGATCGAAGAGGGCCCCTTTTGTGTGGTCATCTCCGATTATCTGATGCCCATCCTCAACGGCATTGACCTTTTTTCCCAAATTTACGCCCACAACGATGCGATCCAGCGGATACTGGTTACCGGGCATGCCGAAATCGAAATGGCCATCGACGCCGTCAACCGGGGTAAAATCACCGGCTTCTTGATGAAGCCCACGTCCATATCGACAATCCGCACGGTCGTCGAAGAGGCCGTCCGCACCTATATGCAGCACGCCCACAACCGCACGCAAGAAAAAGCTGCCCCCGGAGGCGGCAGCCGAAAATCAAGTGTCCCCCACCGGGACTGTGTCCGGTTAACGCGAAAAGAGAGGGAAGTCCTCACCCTGTTGGCGAAAGGCTACTCGAATGAAGAAATATCCCATACCCTGCATATCGCGATTGGAACCGTGAAGTGCCATGTTACCAATCTGTTTAGTAAATTCGACGTAAATAAACGGGCCAAACTGGTCGCCGTTGCCGTCGAACAGGGCTTGATCAAGTATCCCTACACCCAGTAA
- a CDS encoding ATP-binding protein, with translation MNYGKIRSLLTEASPAIRKSTTVTLLFGLFLISSNWFGMYYKIQSEREAELDNASRIVENYAFGFGKQTDHVLKDVDDILWVAQREVEEKGRRIDLSRIISESGYDFSDMVQFGIVGEDGEIIAGSLPFRDAKELTFHDAFVVHKEPGGGLYMGRTVQAAGTGEKVMEMSRRINKRDGSFGGVVLAAVSPGFFTEPYRDLDLNPGTSLEVIGLDGFVRARQVGSTVEAGEDIGASVLYQSIRTEKEGKCIANDALDGGTRIYSFRVLPGFPLAVSVGMEEADVFYQLNQRITGYIRVAATNTAVIILFLSMLLRVTARQKQTEEELQRASDRLEEEVQQRTRELFLANQDLKVINAEHFAINRELQQRNAELLREIAERKRIEKELQRYQSAIMQKNDELTAAIDTLKQAQQQLIQQEKMASIGQLAAGVAHEINNPLGFVKGNVEMLEEYCHLMQILLKEYQELGAMALTGRAQPAMQERLNAIAQMEAAHDLTFVLKDLPELFRDTMEGIERMSKIVKEMRVFSHLRKLQIHEPYDMNQGLRSALIVAQNEIKHCATVECRLGDIPVIEADGGEINQVLLNLIVNAAQAIKGRHQSELGLIQATTWHDERYVYCSIEDSGIGMDEEQLKNIFVPFFTTKPVGQGTGLGLSISYDIVVQRHNGGITVESDAGKGSKFIVALPRKQERTGVAEGGEHEEGNHPDC, from the coding sequence TTGAATTACGGAAAGATAAGATCATTGCTGACGGAGGCATCGCCGGCGATACGTAAATCGACCACCGTAACCCTGCTATTCGGCCTCTTTTTGATCTCGTCGAACTGGTTTGGGATGTATTACAAAATCCAGAGCGAACGGGAGGCGGAATTGGACAATGCATCTCGGATTGTAGAAAACTACGCCTTCGGCTTTGGCAAACAGACGGACCATGTCCTAAAAGATGTGGATGATATTTTATGGGTTGCACAACGGGAAGTTGAGGAAAAGGGAAGACGAATCGATCTTTCACGAATCATCAGCGAGTCGGGGTACGACTTCTCCGATATGGTTCAGTTTGGAATCGTGGGAGAAGACGGAGAAATCATCGCCGGGAGCCTGCCTTTTCGAGACGCAAAAGAGTTGACGTTCCATGACGCATTCGTCGTACACAAGGAGCCTGGCGGCGGGCTGTATATGGGCAGGACCGTACAGGCGGCAGGCACAGGAGAAAAGGTCATGGAGATGTCGCGGCGCATCAACAAGCGCGATGGTTCTTTTGGCGGCGTCGTCCTTGCGGCGGTTTCCCCGGGATTTTTTACTGAACCTTATCGGGATTTGGATTTGAACCCGGGGACATCCCTCGAGGTGATCGGGTTGGATGGGTTCGTGCGGGCGCGGCAGGTCGGGTCGACGGTAGAGGCAGGAGAGGATATCGGCGCGAGCGTCCTTTACCAAAGCATTCGTACCGAAAAAGAAGGAAAATGCATTGCCAATGATGCCCTTGATGGGGGAACACGGATCTATAGTTTTCGCGTGCTTCCGGGGTTTCCCTTGGCCGTATCGGTGGGGATGGAAGAAGCGGACGTGTTTTACCAGCTCAATCAGCGCATCACCGGGTACATAAGGGTCGCAGCAACCAATACAGCGGTGATTATCCTGTTCCTTTCGATGCTGCTCAGGGTGACGGCCCGGCAAAAGCAGACGGAGGAGGAACTGCAACGAGCCAGTGACCGGTTGGAGGAAGAGGTGCAACAAAGAACACGGGAGTTATTCCTTGCCAATCAGGATCTCAAGGTCATCAATGCGGAGCATTTCGCCATAAACCGGGAACTGCAGCAACGAAATGCGGAACTGCTGCGTGAAATCGCAGAACGAAAACGGATTGAGAAGGAACTCCAGCGGTATCAATCGGCCATCATGCAGAAAAACGACGAATTGACAGCGGCCATCGATACCCTCAAACAAGCGCAACAGCAACTCATCCAACAAGAGAAAATGGCCAGTATCGGGCAATTGGCGGCGGGGGTGGCCCATGAGATCAACAATCCCCTGGGTTTTGTCAAAGGCAACGTGGAGATGCTGGAAGAGTATTGCCATCTCATGCAGATCCTCTTAAAGGAATACCAGGAACTGGGCGCGATGGCCTTGACGGGTCGAGCCCAGCCGGCGATGCAGGAACGATTGAATGCGATTGCCCAGATGGAAGCGGCGCATGATCTGACCTTTGTGTTGAAAGACCTTCCGGAACTCTTTCGGGATACGATGGAAGGCATCGAACGGATGAGTAAAATCGTCAAAGAAATGCGGGTTTTTTCTCATTTGCGAAAACTGCAGATCCATGAGCCCTATGATATGAACCAAGGCCTGAGAAGCGCTTTGATCGTTGCTCAAAACGAAATCAAACACTGCGCGACCGTCGAATGCAGGCTGGGCGATATCCCCGTGATTGAAGCCGACGGCGGCGAGATCAACCAGGTGTTGCTCAACCTTATCGTCAATGCCGCGCAGGCGATCAAAGGGAGGCATCAAAGCGAGTTGGGGTTGATTCAGGCAACCACCTGGCATGATGAGCGGTATGTCTACTGTTCGATCGAGGATAGCGGGATTGGGATGGATGAAGAGCAGTTAAAAAATATATTCGTTCCCTTTTTTACCACGAAGCCGGTAGGTCAGGGTACCGGCTTGGGCCTCAGCATCTCCTACGATATTGTTGTTCAGCGGCATAACGGGGGGATTACGGTCGAGAGCGACGCTGGAAAGGGTTCAAAGTTTATCGTCGCATTGCCCCGGAAACAGGAGAGGACAGGCGTTGCGGAGGGTGGAGAACATGAGGAAGGCAACCATCCTGATTGTTGA
- a CDS encoding methyl-accepting chemotaxis protein has protein sequence MDLKKKLALLMLLFCGLPLLLFSFITKTMFAANLEDAEKEISFGKSREVQLEISGLIDKNMALLQLLAKTDAVRTFDLENAKPILTETSRLYPDLNPISIDNEKGKQILRSDNSKLVDVADRKHFQQAMQGKQQVISEVLISKSNNHPIVVLATPIYEADGKTVKGVMQGTIDLGRMQEFVTQRTTNDLAVFVVDSEGKLLGHPRISLGDNQLDLKDRPYVAQALAGASGTVETVDERGQPVYVHFIRDARTGWIICTELSVATVEAKSTRLITLLFALMVGILTLAGVAVFFIANKATKPIRSLQKAANAVASGDLSVATSSGDSNDEIGQLAHSFETMVANLRHLIGAVKENATGVTTASGQMVIASEQTTAATNDMAENIQRVSQSAEETATSVDATRNLMEQLSLSLDHVKRKATTAADSVHKTTDHATFGRTRLEQVNRQMQSIQKTVHAASSVVNALGERSQTINGFVEVISGIAEQTNLLALNAAIEAARAGEQGKGFAVVAQEVRKLAEQSGHAAAEIQQLVSQIQRETDQAVASMNEGSTEVETGTQVVVEANRSFEQISTAIAGVLTDIQEVSASVQQVAASGAEVAQHLRSIKTFADASSAGAQNMAAAVEEQVATMEEIIASAQTLSKMAEHLNQMVQQFKTQ, from the coding sequence ATGGATTTAAAAAAGAAGCTTGCCCTATTGATGTTGCTTTTTTGCGGACTCCCCTTGCTTCTGTTCTCCTTCATCACCAAAACCATGTTTGCGGCGAATCTCGAAGACGCTGAAAAAGAGATCAGCTTCGGGAAGTCAAGAGAGGTGCAGTTGGAGATCAGTGGGCTCATCGACAAAAATATGGCCTTGCTTCAGTTGTTGGCGAAGACGGATGCCGTCCGAACCTTCGATCTGGAAAACGCTAAACCAATATTGACCGAAACGAGTAGGCTATATCCCGATCTAAATCCAATCAGCATCGATAATGAAAAGGGTAAGCAGATCCTCAGAAGCGACAACTCGAAACTGGTCGATGTGGCGGATCGCAAGCACTTTCAGCAGGCCATGCAGGGGAAACAGCAGGTCATCTCTGAGGTATTGATCAGTAAGTCGAACAATCACCCCATTGTCGTGCTGGCCACCCCCATCTATGAAGCCGATGGGAAAACAGTCAAAGGGGTGATGCAAGGAACGATCGACCTCGGTCGCATGCAAGAGTTTGTCACACAGCGCACCACCAATGATCTTGCCGTGTTTGTCGTCGATAGCGAAGGCAAGCTCCTCGGCCATCCGCGCATCTCGCTCGGGGACAACCAACTGGATTTGAAAGATCGCCCATATGTCGCGCAGGCCCTCGCCGGCGCCAGCGGAACCGTAGAGACTGTCGATGAACGAGGCCAACCTGTGTATGTCCATTTTATTCGAGACGCTCGAACCGGTTGGATCATCTGCACCGAGTTATCGGTTGCTACAGTGGAAGCAAAAAGCACCCGCTTGATCACGCTGCTCTTTGCTTTAATGGTGGGCATCCTCACGCTCGCCGGCGTGGCCGTCTTTTTCATTGCGAACAAAGCCACGAAGCCGATTCGTTCCCTCCAAAAAGCCGCCAACGCCGTCGCCTCGGGAGATCTCAGCGTAGCGACATCCAGCGGCGATTCGAACGACGAGATCGGTCAACTCGCCCATTCCTTTGAGACGATGGTGGCCAATCTTCGCCACCTGATCGGAGCGGTGAAGGAAAACGCCACTGGCGTGACAACCGCTTCCGGCCAAATGGTGATCGCTTCCGAGCAGACCACCGCGGCAACCAATGATATGGCCGAGAACATTCAGCGCGTATCGCAAAGCGCCGAGGAAACAGCAACCAGCGTGGACGCTACGCGGAACTTGATGGAGCAATTGTCCCTTTCCCTTGACCATGTTAAGAGAAAAGCAACCACAGCCGCCGACAGCGTTCATAAGACAACGGATCATGCCACCTTTGGCCGAACGCGGTTAGAACAGGTGAACCGGCAGATGCAAAGCATTCAAAAAACGGTTCATGCGGCGTCGTCGGTGGTCAATGCCTTAGGTGAGCGGTCTCAGACCATCAACGGTTTTGTCGAGGTGATCTCCGGAATCGCCGAACAGACCAACCTGTTGGCCCTCAACGCAGCCATCGAGGCAGCCCGTGCCGGTGAACAGGGGAAGGGCTTTGCTGTTGTCGCCCAAGAGGTTCGCAAGCTGGCCGAACAATCGGGCCATGCGGCTGCGGAAATTCAACAGCTCGTGTCCCAGATCCAGCGGGAGACCGACCAGGCCGTCGCTTCGATGAACGAGGGATCGACCGAGGTCGAGACGGGGACCCAAGTGGTGGTAGAGGCAAACCGCTCATTCGAACAGATCTCCACCGCCATCGCAGGCGTGCTGACGGACATTCAAGAGGTCTCCGCTTCGGTTCAACAAGTGGCCGCCAGCGGCGCTGAAGTGGCGCAGCATCTCCGCTCGATCAAGACATTCGCCGACGCCTCTTCTGCCGGGGCGCAAAACATGGCCGCCGCTGTCGAAGAGCAAGTGGCCACGATGGAGGAAATCATCGCATCGGCGCAAACACTCAGCAAAATGGCTGAACATTTAAACCAGATGGTGCAGCAGTTTAAAACCCAGTAA
- a CDS encoding HD domain-containing phosphohydrolase — protein MGEMRREVLLQHPFSEQESFLYAPDGEAPLIHESVRKSVREKQAVIDVIPDTLVLFDRDGVILESKTATDFETTIPLETKACGMNIGELRLPPEIVQNYLHCINRALVTGERQFYPYNIAFRGKRRHREARFTKVSSTSVLMLLRDVTEICLSHEQVQFLRRHDLMTGVYNRMYFQEMIAGPAPHTSGAQGIFMCDLDGLKLINDTLGHAVGDETLLVVATALRKTFAGENDVVARIGGDEFAVLCDLSERASLESAISAFLGRIEEYCRDHPQLPVNVSVGWAIQNDSSKHLSDVCKEAEHAMNRQKMHQRQSLRSAIVKTMMKALEARDQITEEHTQRLQELVEKIGRRLGLSWTQLADLRLFARFHDIGKVGIPDHILNKPTALTDEEYALMKRHSLIGYRIACESPDLAPISYLILTHHEWWDGRGYPLGIQGEAIPLECRILAIVDAFDVMTNDRPYRKAMSPDAAMSSIRRCSGIQFDPNLVESAMEVILEEALEALCNDTRFADWKAGMNKGGT, from the coding sequence ATGGGGGAGATGCGAAGGGAGGTTCTTTTGCAACATCCTTTTTCTGAACAAGAGAGTTTTCTTTATGCGCCCGATGGCGAAGCCCCACTCATTCATGAAAGTGTCCGTAAGTCAGTGAGGGAGAAACAGGCCGTCATCGATGTGATCCCCGACACCCTCGTGCTGTTCGATCGGGACGGCGTTATTTTGGAATCTAAAACTGCGACGGACTTCGAAACGACGATCCCGTTAGAGACCAAGGCCTGCGGAATGAATATCGGCGAGTTGCGCTTGCCGCCGGAGATTGTGCAAAATTACCTGCATTGCATCAACCGGGCGCTCGTCACCGGCGAACGCCAGTTTTATCCCTATAACATCGCCTTCCGTGGAAAACGGCGCCATCGGGAGGCGCGATTCACAAAAGTCAGTTCCACTTCTGTGTTGATGCTCCTGCGTGATGTGACAGAAATCTGCCTGTCCCATGAGCAGGTGCAGTTTTTACGTCGTCATGATCTGATGACCGGCGTGTATAACCGGATGTATTTCCAGGAGATGATCGCTGGCCCTGCGCCCCATACCTCAGGCGCGCAAGGGATATTCATGTGTGACCTCGATGGACTGAAACTGATCAATGACACCTTGGGACATGCGGTCGGTGATGAGACCTTACTGGTTGTGGCAACAGCGCTGCGAAAGACCTTTGCCGGAGAAAACGATGTGGTCGCTCGAATTGGTGGTGATGAATTTGCCGTCCTCTGCGATCTTTCTGAAAGAGCATCCCTTGAATCAGCCATCAGCGCCTTTCTCGGCAGGATTGAGGAGTATTGCCGCGACCATCCACAACTGCCGGTCAATGTCTCCGTCGGTTGGGCGATCCAGAATGACAGCAGCAAACACCTCTCCGATGTATGCAAAGAAGCCGAACATGCCATGAATCGCCAGAAAATGCACCAACGGCAAAGCCTGCGAAGCGCCATCGTGAAAACGATGATGAAAGCGTTGGAAGCGCGTGATCAAATCACGGAGGAACACACGCAACGATTGCAGGAGCTGGTGGAGAAAATCGGGAGGCGACTCGGGCTGTCCTGGACCCAACTGGCAGACCTACGATTATTCGCTCGGTTTCATGATATCGGCAAGGTAGGCATACCGGATCACATCCTAAATAAGCCGACCGCATTGACGGACGAAGAATATGCCCTCATGAAGCGACATAGTCTCATTGGCTATCGCATCGCCTGCGAATCGCCCGATTTGGCCCCCATTTCCTATTTAATTCTGACGCATCATGAATGGTGGGACGGAAGGGGATATCCCCTCGGGATCCAAGGGGAAGCGATACCGCTCGAGTGCCGGATATTGGCGATTGTGGATGCCTTTGACGTGATGACCAATGACCGGCCGTACCGCAAGGCCATGTCCCCCGATGCGGCGATGAGTTCCATACGGCGGTGCAGCGGCATCCAGTTCGATCCGAATCTCGTCGAGAGCGCCATGGAAGTGATTTTGGAAGAGGCGCTTGAGGCGTTATGTAACGACACGCGATTTGCTGATTGGAAAGCTGGTATGAATAAGGGAGGAACGTAG
- a CDS encoding methyl-accepting chemotaxis protein, whose amino-acid sequence MNYVSTVLENGSETDVLLSAIHLGPVFQAVLPYDCMVGVTDREKFLAYFPPKDSSYKLPISAGSKIAKGDAIYEAMEAGTIKTVTVPPEVFGVPYRATGIPVKDSRGVVIGGIGVGVSLKGLVNLKDSAQRITATSEELAASTEELAATASQLAQEFSRVRENGLKVLEQVKKSDDILRFINSVATNSNLLGLNASIEAARAGESGRGFAVVAEEIRKMALNSAQSVKEIKEILSGIAEKATKMLAQLDETASLSDRQASTTEQLSGAAQELAQIAENIDRASQSL is encoded by the coding sequence ATGAATTACGTCTCAACGGTTTTGGAAAACGGAAGCGAAACGGATGTCCTTCTGAGCGCGATTCATTTAGGACCGGTGTTTCAGGCCGTATTGCCCTACGATTGTATGGTGGGGGTCACCGATCGGGAAAAATTCCTGGCCTACTTCCCCCCAAAAGATTCCAGCTACAAGCTGCCCATCTCGGCTGGATCCAAAATTGCAAAGGGGGATGCCATCTATGAGGCGATGGAAGCCGGCACGATAAAAACGGTAACCGTGCCGCCCGAAGTTTTTGGCGTCCCCTACCGAGCAACGGGGATCCCTGTCAAAGACAGCCGGGGTGTTGTCATCGGTGGCATCGGTGTCGGCGTCAGCCTAAAGGGGCTCGTCAATCTTAAAGATTCGGCGCAGCGGATCACGGCAACCAGTGAAGAACTGGCCGCCTCGACAGAGGAATTGGCGGCCACAGCGAGTCAATTGGCCCAAGAGTTTTCCCGCGTCCGAGAAAATGGGCTGAAAGTGCTTGAGCAGGTAAAAAAATCCGATGACATCCTCCGGTTTATCAACAGTGTCGCGACAAACTCGAATTTGCTCGGCCTGAACGCCTCCATTGAAGCGGCTCGCGCCGGAGAGAGTGGACGCGGGTTTGCCGTGGTGGCCGAAGAGATTCGGAAAATGGCCTTAAACAGCGCCCAGTCGGTAAAGGAAATCAAGGAGATCCTCTCGGGGATCGCGGAGAAGGCGACGAAGATGCTGGCGCAATTGGATGAGACCGCTTCGCTCAGCGACCGGCAGGCGTCGACGACGGAGCAACTCAGCGGGGCGGCGCAGGAACTGGCGCAGATCGCGGAAAACATTGATAGAGCGTCCCAAAGCCTATAG